TATGTTCGGTTGCAAAAGTTTCGTTTATTTCGGTTTCTAAATCGTACGATGGTGTGGTTGCACCAACGGTAATGGTGCCGGTATATTCTTTAATTTGCCCTTGTAATTCAGAAATTCGTTTGGTGAATTTGCCCGTGCAAATAATTAATAAACCTGATGCTAACGGATCTAACGTTCCGGCGTGCCCAATTTTAAATTTTTTAGGTAATCCTAAGTTTTTAATTAAGGCATATTTTACTTTGTTAACAGCCTGAAAAGAACTCCAAGTTAAGGGCTTGTCGAGTAATAAAATTTGACCTTCTTGAAATTCTTCTGGAGATAATTTTGTCATTATTTATTTTAAAAATGTATATAGGATTACAAAAACTCCTACAATAGAACAATAGATTGAAAAATATTTAAGCTTGGCTTTTTTAACAAATTCAATCATCCATTTACAAGCAAATAAGCCCGAAATAAATGCAGCTAAAAAACCACAAGCTAAAGGTAAAATATCAAAAGTTAATGCAGCTTCTGCTTTAGATGCATCTAAATATTCTTTAGCAGCAGCACCAATTATTAAAGGCAAAACCATTAAAAACGAAAAGCGGGCTGCTTTAGCTTTATCATCGCTCAAAATGATTGATGTTGAAATGGTTGATCCTGATCTCGAAATTCCGGGTAGCAACGCAGCAACAGCTTGTGCTAAACCAATAATTATAGAATCTTTATAACTAATATCTTTTCCTGTGCTTTTTGCTTTATCGGCTATGTACAATAAGGTTGCGGTAATTAATAGCATAAAACCAACTAAGCGCAGGTTAGAAAATAATTCTTCTAGCGTATCTTTTAAAAACAGTCCAACAATTACTGCTGGAATCATAGAAAGAATAATTTTTAAAGAAAACTGCGTTTGTTCGTTCCATTTAAACTGAAACAAACCTTTTATAATTTCTAAAATATCTTTTCTGAAAACCACAATGGTGCTTAATGCTGTTGCAAAGTGCAAAATAATGGCAAACATTAAGTTTTGGTCTTCTTCGTATTTTAATCCTAAAATTTCTTGTGCAATTACAATGTGCCCGCTCGATGACACAGGTAAAAATTCGGTTAATCCTTGTACAATACCAACAATTATGGCTTTAATAACTTCAATCATTACTTCACTTTCTGTTTAGCAAAAATAGAATATACGCAAATAGCAAAGCCCAATAAAACTATTGTTGGTGCTAAGTGAATGCGTCTAAAGCTAAAAATAGCGTCGCTGTAAACTTCTGGGTTGTCGCTACCGCCGCCAATCATTAATATAAAACCAAGGGCAATGGCAACAATACCACCAATTAGAATTTTATACTGATATGCAGAAAATAACAGATTCTGTTTTGTTTCTTTTTCCATAAAAATTAATATAAATCGTCTGTACGTAAATTTAAAAATCGTTGTGTTGCAAAAAAGGTACTAACAAAGGTGATAAAAAAGCCGAATAAAAGTACGCCTACAAAAACAATAGCCATAGCGCCATAATCTTGCAATATGCCTAAACTCGGAAACCATTTGTTTACATAAACCAATAAAATAATTAGGCCAATAATTGCTAGTACAGAACCTATTAAACCCAATAATAAGCTGCGCTTAATAAAAGGTTTGCGAATAAAGGCTTTGGTTGCACCTACCATTTGCATGGTTTTAATTACAAATCGGTTAGAATATATAGATAAACGCAGCGCGCTGTTAATTAACAGCATAGAAATTACCATAAAAATACCGCTAATAATTAAGGTCCAGTAGGTAATGCGTTTAATATTTTCGTTAGCTAAATCAACCAAACGTTTGTCGTAAATAACTTCGGCAATATGCGGGTTGTTTTTAAAATCGGCTTCAATTTGTGCTAAGCTATCGCTTTCTACATAAGCACCTAATAAATTTAAATCAAATGAATTTGGTAACGGATTCATTCCTAAAAACTGCATAAAATCTTCGCCTACAATATCTTTATTGTTTGCCGCTGCTTCTTCTTTAGAAATAAATACATAACCTTTTAAGTAGTTTTTACTTGCCAATTCTGCATCAAAAGCTTTAAGAATAGAATCGTTCGCTTCATCTTTAAAATAAACCGACATCGGAATCTTTTCTTTAAAATTATTCGATATTTTTTCTGAATGAATTAAAAACAAGCCCAAAGCGCCCAGTAAAAAAAGCACTAAAAAAATACTAATTACTACAGAAAAGTAGGATGAAATTAATCTTCGTCGCTGAAACTTGTCGTATGATGATGCCATTATTATTAAATTTGAACTGTAAAAATATTAAAGATTTTTGTAACTAAAGCAGATTGTGTGGCTTAAAGTTTTTACATTAATACAATAAGCGTAAATTTGCACTTTATGATGTGTTACAAGTACCACAACTTAAACACAAAAATATACAAAAAATTCCGTTTAAATACGATAAAAAATACTCATGAAATATAATCCAAACGAAATCGAAGCCAAGTGGCAAAAGTACTGGAGCGATAACCAAACGTTTCAAGCAGTTAATAACGCAGCTAAACCTAAGTATTATATTTTAGACATGTTTCCTTATCCATCAGGAGCAGGTTTACACGTAGGGCATCCGTTAGGTTATATTGCCTCAGATATTTATTCGCGTTACAAACGCCATCAGGGGTTTAACGTACTGCATCCGCAAGGTTATGATTCTTTTGGATTACCGGCAGAGCAATATGCTATTCAAACCGGCCAACATCCGGCTATTACTACCGAAACTAATATTAATCGCTACCGCGAACAATTAGATAAACTTGGATTTAGTTTTGATTGGAGCCGTGAAGTACGCACATCAACGCCAGAATATTACAAACATACGCAATGGATTTTTATTGAGTTGTTTAATTCTTGGTATAATAAAGATACCGATAAGGCCGAAAACATTTCAACTTTAGTTGCGCTTTTTGAACAAAACGGAAATGCAAATGTTCATGCTGTTGCAGATGATAATATTCCTGTTTTTACAGCTGCACAATGGCAAGCTTATACAGCAGACGAAAAAGAAAGCATTTTATTAAAATACCGTTTAACGTATTTAGCAGAAACCGAAGTTAACTGGTGCCCGGCATTAGGAACGGTTTTAGCTAATGACGAAATAATTAACGGGCTTTCAGAGCGCGGAGGGCATCCGGTTATTCGCAAAAAAATGACGCAATGGTCGATGCGAATTTCTGCTTATGCAGAGCGCTTGTTACAAGGTTTAGAAACTATTGATTGGTCTGAATCTATTAAAGAATCGCAACGCAATTGGATTGGTAAGTCGGTTGGTGCATCAGTAACTTTTAAAGTTAAAGATGCTGATGCTGAAATAGAAGTTTTTACCACACGCCCCGATACCATCTTTGGCGTGAATTTTATGACTTTAGCTCCAGAACATGAATTGGTAGCTCAACTTACTACAGCAGAACAAAAGGATGCCGTACAAGCTTACGTTACTGCAACAGCTAAACGCTCGGAACGCGAACGTATGACCGATGTTAAAACCATTACTGGGGTATTTACTGGTGCGTATGCAGAACATCCGTTTACCAAACAACCTGTAGCAATTTGGATTGGCGATTATGTATTAGCAGGATACGGAACCGGAGCAGTTATGGCTGTACCTTGTGGTGACGAACGTGATTATGCGTTTGCTAAACATTTTGCAGGCCAAAAAGGCATGCCAGAAATTGTAAATATTTTTAATCAAGATATTTCAGAAGGTGCCTATACCGAAAAAGATGGTTTTGAATTAATTAATTCTGACTTTTTAAACGGTTTAGATTATAAAGCTGCTTTGCCTAAAGCAATTGAAGCTTTAGAACAAATTGGCCAAGGTAAGGCAAAAGTAAATTACCGCTTGCGTGATGCAGTTTTTTCACGTCAGCGTTATTGGGGTGAACCATTTCCGGTATATTATGTAAACGGATTACCTAAAATGATTGATCCAAAACATTTACCAATTGTTTTACCCGAAGTAGAAAAGTATTTACCAACAGAAGACGGACAGCCACCATTAGGTAACGCATCTGTTTGGGCTTGGAACACCGAAACAAATCAAGTTGTTGCTAATACAGAAATTAACAACAAAACTATCTTTCCGCTAGAATTAAATACTATGCCAGGTTGGGCTGGTTCTTCTTGGTACTGGTTGCGTTATATGGATGCGCAAAATGAAACCGAATTTGCAAACCCAGATGCAATAGCATATTGGGAAAACGTAGATTTATACATTGGTGGTAACGAGCACGCAACGGGACATTTATTATATTCTCGTTTTTGGAACAAGTTTTTAAAAGATCGTGGTTTTGTTGCAGCGGAAGAACCGTTTAAAAAACTGATAAACCAAGGTATGATTTTAGGTACTTCAGCACTTGTTTACCGCATTGAAGGTACTAACACGTTTGTATCTAAAGGAAAAATTGGTGATCATAAAGTACAACCTATTCATGCTGATGTTGCTTTAGTTAACGCATCGTCTGAATTAGATATTGAAGGATTTAAAGCTTGGCGCCCTGATTTTGCTAATGCAGAATTTATTTTAGAAGATTCTGGTAAATACATTGTAGGGCATGAAGTAGAAAAAATGTCTAAATCTAAATTCAATGTTGTAAATCCAGACGATATTGCTAACGAATTTGGAGCAGATACATTACGTTTATACGAAATGTTTTTAGGTCCGTTAGAACAAGCTAAACCATGGAATACTGCTGGAATTACAGGCGTTTTTGGTTTCCTTAAAAAACTTTGGAAGTTGTATGCTGATGATAACGGAATTGTTATTACAGATGAGGAGCCAACTAAAGAAATGTATAAAACCTTACATAAAACCATTAAAAAAGTAACTGAAGATATTGAAAACTTTTCTTTCAATACCTCAGTTTCTCAGTTCATGATTTGTGTAAACGAATTGGCACAACAAAAATGCCATCACCGTGCTATTTTAGAACCTTTAGCTATTTTAGTTTCTCCATATGCACCGCACATTGCTGAAGAATTATGGAGCATGTTAGGACATCAAGAATCTATTGCTTACGCAGCTTTTCCTAAATTTGATGCTTCGTATTTAGTAGAATCTGAAAAAGAATATCCGGTGTCGTTCAACGGTAAAATGCGTTTCACTATTACTTTACCTTTAGATTTATCGGTTCAGGAAATAGAAAAAATAGTTATGGCAGACGAAAGAACGCAAGCGCAACTGCAAGGGCGCGAACCTAAAAAAGTAATTATTGTACCAGGTAAAATTATAAACATTGCCGGTTAATATTAATAAAACAAAAAGCCACTGATTTTCAGTGGTTTTTTAATTTTTAAGCAGAACAATTGTTTTGTAAATTTGTTGTGTAATTAATGTGCTAAAAATGACGGGGCTAGAAAAATATAAGTTTAACAGATATATACCAATTCCAAAAAAATTTGATAACGGCTTTTTAATCTCTAAAGTCGGAATGGTAATTGTTTTTGGCTATTTTGCTTTGCGAATTTTAAAATTTAGAGATTTTCCTATATTTTTTATAGACGGATTAATTATCTGTATAACCGTGGCTTATTTTTTTAATCGAGAAAAAATAAAAAAACAAAGCATGTATAAATACGAACCATTAAAAGGGCAGCTTTTTCATGATTTAGTATTTACTTATGATGCCATTACGATTGAGCAAACAACTTATCCGCTCGATTATATTTTTGAAATTAAATTCGTTGAACACGAAGATTTTTATGGTGCTTTAAAATATAAAAACGGAAATTTTGAAGGCGCACTTTCACAAGGCGTTTATAACTTTTTAGTTTTAAAATTAAAAAGTGGAGAAGAAGTGCATTGTCAATTTCAACAAGCAACGCGCCACGAACTCCGCAATTTACGCCCAATGCTCGAAAAATATTACGAAGCGGGTTTAATTAATTTTAAACATTTGGTTGATATTTTACGAATTGAATCGATGAACGAACGTGAAATTTTGCGTGTTGAATTAGAACGAAAACGTAAAGCTTACGAATAAGGAACTGAATAATGTCTGTTTTTTTACTAAAATACTGACAAAATGAACGTTTTTTAAACTTTGGCTTTTTTTTTGCTGTACTTAAATAAAAAAGAAAAGATATGTTTTTAATTA
This genomic window from Flavobacterium agricola contains:
- a CDS encoding undecaprenyl-diphosphate phosphatase, with the protein product MEVIKAIIVGIVQGLTEFLPVSSSGHIVIAQEILGLKYEEDQNLMFAIILHFATALSTIVVFRKDILEIIKGLFQFKWNEQTQFSLKIILSMIPAVIVGLFLKDTLEELFSNLRLVGFMLLITATLLYIADKAKSTGKDISYKDSIIIGLAQAVAALLPGISRSGSTISTSIILSDDKAKAARFSFLMVLPLIIGAAAKEYLDASKAEAALTFDILPLACGFLAAFISGLFACKWMIEFVKKAKLKYFSIYCSIVGVFVILYTFLK
- a CDS encoding DUF3098 domain-containing protein is translated as MEKETKQNLLFSAYQYKILIGGIVAIALGFILMIGGGSDNPEVYSDAIFSFRRIHLAPTIVLLGFAICVYSIFAKQKVK
- a CDS encoding cell division protein FtsX; protein product: MASSYDKFQRRRLISSYFSVVISIFLVLFLLGALGLFLIHSEKISNNFKEKIPMSVYFKDEANDSILKAFDAELASKNYLKGYVFISKEEAAANNKDIVGEDFMQFLGMNPLPNSFDLNLLGAYVESDSLAQIEADFKNNPHIAEVIYDKRLVDLANENIKRITYWTLIISGIFMVISMLLINSALRLSIYSNRFVIKTMQMVGATKAFIRKPFIKRSLLLGLIGSVLAIIGLIILLVYVNKWFPSLGILQDYGAMAIVFVGVLLFGFFITFVSTFFATQRFLNLRTDDLY
- the leuS gene encoding leucine--tRNA ligase, encoding MKYNPNEIEAKWQKYWSDNQTFQAVNNAAKPKYYILDMFPYPSGAGLHVGHPLGYIASDIYSRYKRHQGFNVLHPQGYDSFGLPAEQYAIQTGQHPAITTETNINRYREQLDKLGFSFDWSREVRTSTPEYYKHTQWIFIELFNSWYNKDTDKAENISTLVALFEQNGNANVHAVADDNIPVFTAAQWQAYTADEKESILLKYRLTYLAETEVNWCPALGTVLANDEIINGLSERGGHPVIRKKMTQWSMRISAYAERLLQGLETIDWSESIKESQRNWIGKSVGASVTFKVKDADAEIEVFTTRPDTIFGVNFMTLAPEHELVAQLTTAEQKDAVQAYVTATAKRSERERMTDVKTITGVFTGAYAEHPFTKQPVAIWIGDYVLAGYGTGAVMAVPCGDERDYAFAKHFAGQKGMPEIVNIFNQDISEGAYTEKDGFELINSDFLNGLDYKAALPKAIEALEQIGQGKAKVNYRLRDAVFSRQRYWGEPFPVYYVNGLPKMIDPKHLPIVLPEVEKYLPTEDGQPPLGNASVWAWNTETNQVVANTEINNKTIFPLELNTMPGWAGSSWYWLRYMDAQNETEFANPDAIAYWENVDLYIGGNEHATGHLLYSRFWNKFLKDRGFVAAEEPFKKLINQGMILGTSALVYRIEGTNTFVSKGKIGDHKVQPIHADVALVNASSELDIEGFKAWRPDFANAEFILEDSGKYIVGHEVEKMSKSKFNVVNPDDIANEFGADTLRLYEMFLGPLEQAKPWNTAGITGVFGFLKKLWKLYADDNGIVITDEEPTKEMYKTLHKTIKKVTEDIENFSFNTSVSQFMICVNELAQQKCHHRAILEPLAILVSPYAPHIAEELWSMLGHQESIAYAAFPKFDASYLVESEKEYPVSFNGKMRFTITLPLDLSVQEIEKIVMADERTQAQLQGREPKKVIIVPGKIINIAG